One window from the genome of Oceanisphaera sp. IT1-181 encodes:
- the flgG gene encoding flagellar basal-body rod protein FlgG yields the protein MNPALWISKTGLDAQQTNISVTSNNLANASTIGFKKGRAIFEDLLYQNVHQPGGRATADTNLPSGLMLGAGSKVVATQKTFTQGSVQTTDNALDVMIDGRGFFEVQLPDGTTGYTRNGQFALNEEGVIVTPGNGYPLQPEMQIPDNAQSISVGTNGEVSVQIAGQAQSQVIGQFIITDFANPAGLQPKGENLYLETQSSGAAMQGIAGADGYGTIKQGMLETSNVNVTEELVNLIQAQRVYEMNSKVISSVDEMMAYVNQQL from the coding sequence ATGAACCCCGCATTATGGATTAGTAAAACCGGCTTAGACGCTCAGCAGACCAATATCTCGGTCACCTCCAATAACTTGGCGAACGCCAGCACCATTGGTTTTAAAAAAGGCCGGGCGATTTTTGAAGACTTGCTCTATCAAAACGTTCACCAGCCCGGTGGTCGTGCTACGGCGGACACCAACTTGCCCTCCGGCTTAATGTTAGGTGCTGGTAGTAAGGTGGTGGCCACCCAAAAAACCTTTACTCAGGGCAGTGTGCAGACCACAGATAACGCGCTGGATGTGATGATTGACGGCCGCGGATTTTTTGAAGTGCAATTGCCCGATGGCACCACCGGTTATACCCGTAATGGTCAATTTGCTTTGAACGAAGAGGGCGTAATTGTGACGCCGGGTAATGGTTACCCATTGCAGCCGGAAATGCAGATCCCCGATAACGCGCAAAGCATCAGCGTAGGCACCAATGGTGAAGTGTCGGTACAAATCGCCGGCCAAGCCCAGTCACAAGTTATCGGCCAGTTTATTATTACCGACTTCGCTAACCCTGCGGGCTTGCAGCCCAAAGGTGAAAACTTGTATTTAGAGACTCAGTCTAGTGGCGCTGCTATGCAAGGCATTGCCGGTGCCGACGGCTACGGCACCATCAAGCAAGGTATGTTGGAAACCTCAAACGTGAACGTGACCGAAGAGTTGGTGAACTTGATCCAAGCCCAGCGGGTGTATGAGATGAACTCCAAGGTTATCTCGTCGGTCGATGAAATGATGGCTTACGTTAATCAGCAGCTGTAA
- the flgH gene encoding flagellar basal body L-ring protein FlgH — protein MRKLMMAISVVVIGGLSLAGCASTPYTPKPDDPAFAPVIPSLSAQQLEPNGSIFQDNYANSLYSDIKAHRVGDIITVELAESTRAQKRATTQQAKDSSVNIAAPNIGGKDISIGGYPLSASMSSGNEFDGQANTNQSNSLQGSITVSVSQVLANGNLMVQGEKWLMLNTGEEYVRISGMIRPQDIGADNRVESNRVANARIYYGGTGDFANTQTRGWLSTFFNSPWMPF, from the coding sequence ATGCGCAAACTAATGATGGCCATAAGTGTGGTGGTGATAGGGGGCTTAAGTTTAGCAGGCTGTGCCAGTACGCCTTATACCCCTAAACCCGACGATCCGGCATTTGCGCCTGTTATTCCTAGCCTGAGCGCACAGCAATTAGAGCCTAACGGCTCGATTTTTCAGGATAACTACGCCAACAGCCTGTATTCCGACATTAAAGCGCACCGCGTTGGTGACATTATTACCGTGGAATTGGCTGAGTCTACTCGTGCGCAAAAGCGGGCCACCACTCAGCAAGCGAAAGACTCCAGCGTTAACATTGCCGCACCTAATATCGGCGGGAAAGATATTTCAATTGGCGGTTATCCGCTCAGTGCGTCTATGTCGAGCGGCAACGAGTTTGACGGCCAAGCTAACACTAATCAAAGCAACAGCTTACAAGGCAGCATTACTGTGAGCGTATCTCAAGTGCTGGCCAACGGTAATTTAATGGTGCAGGGCGAAAAGTGGCTCATGCTCAATACCGGCGAGGAATACGTGCGCATTAGCGGCATGATCCGCCCGCAAGACATTGGTGCCGACAACCGCGTAGAGTCTAATCGCGTGGCTAACGCACGCATTTACTACGGCGGCACCGGCGACTTTGCCAACACCCAAACCCGCGGCTGGTTATCCACCTTCTTCAACAGCCCTTGGATGCCTTTTTAA
- a CDS encoding flagellar basal body P-ring protein FlgI encodes MKQLTGLLLSLTLLAGAIMPAQAARIKDISSVAGVRANQLVGYGLVVGLPGTGERNNAFAAQTFRTMLNNFGITVPENMRPKMNDVAPVAVHAELPAFAKPGQTIDITVSAIGEAKSLRGGTLLQTFLKGVDGRVYALAQGSLIVGGLGAEGADGSSIMINIPTVGRIPAGAMVEREVESSFGRGDTITFNLHRSDFTTAKRMAETINDLVGPNNAQALDATSVQVYAPRDPSERVSYLSTLENLVIDVADESAKIIVNSRTGTIVIGQNVRLKPAAITHGGLTIMISENPEVSQPNALAGGETVVVPNSTVNVQQQDSRMFKLDTGTTLDDLVRAVNQVGVAPGDLVAILEALRQAGAIQGELVII; translated from the coding sequence ATGAAGCAGCTCACCGGATTATTACTGAGCTTAACCTTATTGGCGGGGGCGATAATGCCTGCGCAGGCGGCGCGTATTAAAGACATTAGCTCGGTGGCCGGCGTGCGAGCCAACCAATTGGTGGGTTATGGCTTGGTGGTGGGTTTACCCGGTACTGGCGAGCGTAACAACGCCTTTGCCGCGCAAACTTTTAGAACCATGCTCAATAACTTTGGCATTACAGTGCCAGAAAACATGCGGCCTAAAATGAATGACGTGGCACCGGTGGCGGTGCACGCCGAACTGCCCGCTTTTGCTAAGCCCGGCCAGACCATCGACATTACCGTATCGGCCATTGGTGAGGCGAAAAGCCTACGTGGCGGCACCTTGCTGCAAACCTTCTTAAAAGGTGTGGACGGGCGTGTGTATGCGCTGGCCCAAGGCAGCTTAATAGTCGGCGGTTTGGGTGCTGAGGGCGCCGATGGCTCGTCCATCATGATTAACATTCCGACCGTGGGCCGTATTCCTGCTGGCGCTATGGTAGAGCGTGAAGTTGAAAGCTCCTTTGGCCGTGGCGATACCATTACCTTTAACTTACATCGTTCAGATTTCACCACGGCTAAACGCATGGCCGAGACCATTAACGACTTGGTGGGCCCCAATAATGCACAAGCATTAGATGCTACCTCGGTGCAGGTGTATGCTCCGCGCGACCCAAGTGAGCGCGTCAGTTATTTGTCGACGCTAGAAAATCTAGTGATAGACGTGGCCGACGAGTCCGCCAAAATCATAGTTAACTCGCGCACCGGCACCATAGTGATAGGCCAAAATGTGCGGCTTAAACCCGCCGCTATTACCCACGGTGGCTTAACCATTATGATTTCTGAAAACCCAGAGGTGTCACAGCCCAATGCACTGGCGGGCGGCGAAACCGTAGTGGTGCCCAACAGTACTGTTAATGTTCAACAACAAGACTCGCGCATGTTTAAGCTCGACACCGGCACTACGCTCGACGACTTAGTGCGCGCAGTGAATCAAGTAGGCGTGGCCCCCGGAGACCTAGTCGCCA